One genomic region from Pseudomonas sp. R5-89-07 encodes:
- a CDS encoding MFS transporter, which yields MRKDYLAFFISLFLSRLADQILLFIVPLIVFQTTGSVSWAGLAFFVESLPRYLAFPVCGALCDRFSPVRILHVSQVYRALACVVAVALHGLFDGIHWLVILSALCGVLTTQGIMAREVLMPHIFQHYTYAKTLSYSQIADQSGLVLGPLVAALMLQVWAWPWVVLGVAALFVLADLAMRVWQRTTTVNLQPHAQQHTGVWFQPLRIAFGHIGNLVELKRIITLAIGVNLIIGVTLATSAAMVTGLYAGDNNAYALLQAAGALVTVVILFYLARSTLALKVLGGLSYSMIAVGALITAISPGVWAYAVGFLLVSGFDKMFNVYMRSIRQQVIPVQDFGKTVGVITLLNNLAQPLAGLMIAVLAAPFGTQTVILLLTAITVLIGVAVASGWHATVKAELDVG from the coding sequence ATGCGCAAGGATTACCTGGCGTTCTTCATTTCACTGTTCCTGTCACGGCTGGCGGACCAGATCCTGCTGTTCATCGTGCCGCTGATCGTGTTCCAGACCACTGGCAGCGTGTCTTGGGCTGGCCTGGCGTTCTTCGTCGAATCACTGCCGCGCTACCTGGCATTCCCCGTGTGCGGGGCGTTGTGCGACAGGTTTTCGCCCGTACGCATCCTGCATGTCAGCCAAGTGTATCGGGCCCTGGCCTGCGTGGTGGCGGTGGCACTGCACGGGTTGTTCGACGGTATCCATTGGCTGGTGATCCTGTCCGCGCTGTGCGGGGTGCTGACCACCCAGGGCATCATGGCGCGGGAAGTGCTGATGCCGCATATCTTCCAGCACTACACCTATGCCAAGACCTTGTCCTATTCCCAGATCGCCGACCAGAGCGGCCTGGTACTCGGGCCGTTGGTGGCCGCTTTGATGCTGCAGGTTTGGGCATGGCCCTGGGTAGTGCTGGGGGTCGCCGCGCTGTTTGTGCTGGCTGACCTGGCGATGCGGGTCTGGCAGCGCACCACCACGGTCAACCTGCAGCCCCATGCGCAGCAGCACACGGGGGTCTGGTTCCAACCCCTTCGCATCGCCTTCGGTCACATCGGCAACCTGGTGGAGTTGAAGCGCATCATCACCTTGGCCATCGGTGTGAACCTGATCATCGGCGTAACGCTGGCCACGTCGGCGGCTATGGTCACCGGACTCTATGCAGGGGACAACAACGCCTACGCCCTGCTGCAAGCAGCGGGCGCGCTGGTCACCGTGGTGATTCTGTTCTACCTGGCACGTTCGACCCTGGCGCTGAAGGTGCTCGGCGGCCTGTCGTATTCGATGATTGCCGTCGGCGCGTTGATTACCGCCATCAGCCCCGGCGTGTGGGCGTACGCGGTGGGCTTTTTGCTGGTGAGCGGCTTCGACAAGATGTTCAACGTCTACATGCGCAGCATCCGTCAGCAGGTGATTCCGGTGCAGGATTTCGGCAAGACGGTGGGAGTGATCACCTTGCTCAACAACCTCGCCCAACCCTTGGCGGGCTTGATGATCGCCGTGCTGGCTGCACCGTTTGGCACACAGACGGTGATCCTGTTGCTGACCGCAATCACCGTCCTGATCGGCGTGGCCGTGGCCTCAGGCTGGCACGCCACTGTGAAAGCGGAACTCGACGTCGGCTGA
- a CDS encoding serine hydrolase, protein MFRTLRGIPLLGCLLGTIGCQGQSPAPPSIEKGDYAAIVRYLQSRIPREMARDEVAGLSIALVNGQELIWASGFGLADKARGVPVTPNTAFRAGGISTLLTATATLQLVEQQRLALDAPLQHTLREFHVRSRFHRDQDEADRAITLRRLLSHQSGLPSEHLRDLHSTYAMGQMPQRVSGVWLSSPPGSQVAYSNLGYALVGAAIERSSGKSFEAHLQSSLLKPLEMNQSSFVGTGAQMNYRARGYEAGKASNDAQVRDLAAGSLWASPKDLSHYVRMLFANGVYKGNRVMDSASIEQMFTQQNTGNALDFDCQMGLGWFLAPCGDEPVGPGIRAYQHSGGGDDFAAQLSVLPDEQLAVIIMANDSNAEDMVVTLSTDVLRLMLQAQTGKSACGGDCQAPSHGLKLRQVPAAVDRKRLAGFYATSWGVFRIKDDHGRLSGELAGCDFELLRDDQGWLRAQKRMLGFWFKDLGELGRVQLDVVRVQGRQILTARSHGQRLAVGERIEPPPLPLAWADTVGTYQMVNTPDPGAPLSGISVRVEEGFLVVRGHLHDEPLTDYILLPVDNAHAVVAGSGYGLGDTVSRQINGLSASGYAFKRMQSPLNRLNF, encoded by the coding sequence ATGTTTCGCACGCTACGCGGTATACCGCTGCTGGGTTGCCTGTTGGGCACGATCGGTTGCCAGGGGCAATCGCCCGCCCCGCCATCGATCGAGAAAGGCGATTACGCCGCGATCGTCCGCTACCTGCAAAGCCGTATTCCGCGTGAAATGGCCCGCGATGAGGTGGCGGGCTTGTCGATTGCCCTGGTCAATGGTCAGGAGCTGATCTGGGCCAGTGGCTTCGGCCTGGCTGACAAGGCGCGGGGCGTGCCGGTGACGCCCAACACGGCCTTCCGCGCCGGCGGCATCTCCACGCTGCTCACCGCCACGGCGACATTGCAACTGGTGGAGCAACAGCGCCTGGCCCTGGATGCGCCGCTTCAGCACACCTTGCGCGAGTTCCATGTGCGTTCGCGGTTTCATCGCGACCAGGACGAGGCAGATCGGGCGATTACCTTGCGCCGTTTGCTCAGCCATCAATCCGGCTTGCCCAGCGAGCATTTGCGTGACCTGCACAGCACTTACGCCATGGGCCAGATGCCGCAGCGCGTCTCGGGCGTGTGGCTGAGCAGCCCGCCGGGTTCCCAGGTGGCGTACTCCAATCTGGGCTACGCCCTGGTGGGGGCAGCCATCGAGCGCAGCAGCGGCAAAAGCTTCGAGGCACACCTGCAGAGCAGCCTGCTCAAGCCGCTGGAAATGAACCAGTCGAGCTTCGTCGGCACCGGTGCGCAAATGAACTACCGCGCCCGGGGCTACGAAGCGGGCAAGGCCAGCAACGACGCGCAGGTACGTGACCTCGCCGCCGGGAGCCTTTGGGCCAGCCCCAAAGACCTCAGCCACTACGTACGCATGCTGTTCGCCAACGGCGTCTACAAAGGCAACCGGGTAATGGACAGCGCTTCGATCGAGCAAATGTTCACCCAGCAGAACACCGGCAATGCGCTGGATTTCGACTGCCAGATGGGCTTGGGCTGGTTTCTGGCGCCGTGCGGTGATGAGCCGGTGGGTCCGGGCATACGTGCCTATCAGCACAGCGGTGGCGGTGATGACTTCGCCGCGCAGTTGAGCGTCCTGCCGGATGAGCAACTGGCCGTGATCATCATGGCCAACGACAGCAATGCCGAAGACATGGTGGTGACGTTGTCCACCGACGTCCTGCGCCTGATGCTCCAGGCGCAGACCGGCAAGTCGGCCTGTGGCGGCGATTGCCAGGCGCCGAGCCACGGCCTCAAGCTGCGCCAGGTGCCAGCCGCCGTCGACCGCAAGCGCCTGGCCGGATTTTACGCAACCTCCTGGGGCGTGTTCCGGATCAAGGATGATCACGGGCGCCTGTCCGGCGAACTGGCCGGGTGCGACTTCGAATTGCTGCGCGACGATCAAGGCTGGCTGCGCGCGCAAAAGAGAATGCTCGGCTTCTGGTTCAAAGACCTTGGCGAACTGGGTCGCGTGCAACTGGACGTGGTCAGGGTTCAGGGCCGCCAGATACTCACCGCCCGCAGCCACGGCCAACGCCTTGCCGTTGGCGAACGCATCGAGCCGCCGCCTTTGCCACTGGCGTGGGCGGACACCGTCGGCACTTACCAGATGGTCAACACCCCTGATCCCGGTGCGCCGCTGAGCGGCATCAGCGTGCGCGTGGAGGAAGGCTTCCTGGTGGTGCGCGGCCACTTGCACGATGAACCGCTGACCGACTACATCCTGCTGCCCGTCGATAACGCCCATGCGGTCGTAGCCGGCAGCGGCTATGGCCTGGGCGACACCGTCAGCCGCCAGATCAATGGCCTGAGCGCTTCGGGCTACGCCTTCAAACGTATGCAATCGCCCCTCAACCGCTTGAATTTCTAA
- a CDS encoding MipA/OmpV family protein: protein MRSKNLCLSLTSLCLLAAADTAIAEDWQYSVKAGVGNAPRYSGSDERMTAPVVGGKVISPWGIFLDTDTGLGWGYEGNALSFSTYVGASDSRKDKNQSMGAGSKRLKGMGEIKTRPQVGISAAYTLGGVIVGATLEHALEEDEHKDTGKAYTHLELSLGTHLYEGRYGSVDAALSSHFGDRDYLQTWYGVTAGQATRSRFKAYNAAGGNVSNGMSLAWSVPINENTRFSTLLDVQYLADKAGKSPIVEQRLQASVMGALEYSF from the coding sequence ATGCGCTCAAAAAACCTGTGCCTGTCACTCACCTCCCTGTGCCTGCTCGCCGCCGCCGACACGGCCATCGCCGAAGACTGGCAATACAGCGTCAAGGCCGGCGTGGGCAACGCGCCGCGCTACAGCGGCAGCGACGAACGCATGACCGCGCCGGTGGTGGGCGGCAAGGTCATCAGCCCCTGGGGCATTTTTCTCGACACTGACACCGGCCTGGGCTGGGGCTATGAAGGCAACGCCTTGAGCTTCAGCACGTATGTGGGCGCAAGCGACTCACGCAAGGATAAAAACCAGAGCATGGGCGCCGGTTCCAAACGCCTCAAAGGCATGGGCGAGATCAAAACACGCCCGCAAGTGGGCATAAGTGCCGCCTACACCCTGGGCGGCGTGATTGTCGGCGCCACTCTGGAGCACGCACTTGAGGAAGATGAACACAAGGACACCGGCAAAGCCTATACCCACCTGGAACTGAGCCTGGGCACCCACCTGTATGAAGGCCGCTACGGCAGCGTCGATGCCGCCCTCAGCAGCCACTTCGGCGACCGTGATTACCTGCAAACCTGGTACGGCGTCACCGCCGGCCAGGCCACCCGAAGCCGCTTCAAGGCATACAACGCCGCCGGCGGCAATGTCAGCAATGGCATGAGCCTGGCGTGGAGCGTGCCGATCAACGAAAACACGCGCTTTTCGACGTTACTGGATGTGCAGTATCTGGCGGACAAGGCAGGCAAGAGCCCGATTGTGGAGCAGCGGTTGCAGGCGTCGGTGATGGGTGCGCTGGAGTATTCGTTCTAG
- the yghX gene encoding YghX family hydrolase: MTRLTAKDFAPELLELYDGYAHGKLNRREFLDRAALFTFGGLTASALLAALSPNYALAEQVKFTDPDIVADYITYPSPKGNGTVRGYLVRPAKAAGKLPAVMVVHENRGLNPYIEDVARRLAKAGFIALAPDGLTSVGGYPGNDEKGVALQQTVDPTKLMNDFFAAIEWLMHHDSSTGKVGITGFCYGGGVTNAAAVAYPELGAAVSFYGRQPEAKDVPRIKAPIMLHYGELDTRINEGWPAYEQALKAAGTTYEAFIYKGANHGFHNDSTPRYDEAAANLAWERTLGWFRKYLA; encoded by the coding sequence ATGACTCGTCTCACCGCCAAAGACTTTGCCCCCGAACTGCTGGAACTCTACGACGGCTACGCCCACGGCAAGCTCAACCGCCGCGAATTTCTCGACCGCGCTGCGCTATTCACCTTCGGCGGCCTGACCGCCTCGGCGCTGCTCGCCGCCCTGAGCCCCAACTACGCGCTCGCCGAACAGGTGAAATTCACCGATCCCGATATCGTCGCCGACTACATCACCTACCCGTCGCCCAAGGGCAACGGCACGGTGCGCGGCTACCTGGTGCGTCCGGCCAAGGCCGCCGGCAAATTACCCGCGGTGATGGTGGTGCACGAAAACCGTGGCCTCAACCCGTATATCGAAGACGTTGCGCGGCGCCTGGCCAAGGCTGGCTTTATTGCCCTGGCACCGGACGGCCTGACCTCGGTGGGCGGCTACCCCGGCAACGATGAAAAAGGCGTGGCCCTGCAACAGACCGTCGACCCGACCAAGCTGATGAACGACTTCTTCGCCGCCATCGAGTGGCTGATGCACCACGACAGCAGCACCGGCAAAGTCGGCATCACCGGTTTCTGCTATGGCGGCGGCGTGACCAATGCGGCGGCAGTGGCCTACCCCGAATTGGGCGCGGCCGTGTCGTTCTATGGGCGCCAGCCCGAGGCCAAGGATGTGCCGCGTATCAAGGCGCCGATCATGCTGCATTACGGTGAACTGGACACGCGCATCAATGAAGGCTGGCCGGCGTATGAGCAGGCGCTGAAGGCTGCGGGTACGACCTACGAGGCGTTTATCTACAAGGGTGCCAACCACGGCTTTCACAACGATTCAACGCCACGCTACGACGAAGCGGCGGCGAACCTGGCCTGGGAGCGAACCCTGGGATGGTTTCGCAAGTACCTCGCCTAG
- a CDS encoding PaaI family thioesterase codes for MHSASLQEITAPEGICYGCGASNPDGLHIHSRWHDDGVHVVAEHLPQSKYSGWPDLVYGGLIAMLVDCHSNWTAMAYHYRAAQREPGSLPRIDCVTGNLGIKFIKPTPMGVTLTLRARVEGEVARKTRVICEVYAGEVLTAVGDSVFVRVDTGQLAAAAHGRTD; via the coding sequence ATGCACAGCGCTTCGCTTCAGGAAATCACCGCACCCGAAGGCATCTGTTACGGCTGCGGCGCCAGCAACCCCGACGGCCTGCATATCCACAGCCGCTGGCACGACGATGGCGTGCACGTCGTCGCCGAACATCTGCCGCAGTCCAAATACAGCGGCTGGCCGGACCTGGTCTACGGCGGCCTGATCGCCATGCTGGTGGACTGCCATTCCAACTGGACAGCCATGGCCTACCACTACCGTGCCGCACAGCGTGAACCCGGCAGCCTGCCGCGCATCGACTGCGTGACCGGTAATCTGGGCATCAAGTTCATCAAGCCGACCCCCATGGGCGTCACGCTGACCCTGCGCGCCCGGGTCGAGGGCGAGGTGGCGCGCAAGACGCGGGTGATCTGCGAGGTCTATGCCGGCGAGGTGCTCACGGCTGTCGGCGACTCGGTGTTCGTGCGGGTCGACACCGGCCAACTGGCCGCCGCCGCCCATGGCCGCACGGACTGA
- the ampC gene encoding class C beta-lactamase has product MQEESYPNLRNVLIGALLLVSGPCLAAADLHKIVDGRVGPLMQQQGIAGLSVAVVKNGQAQYFNYGIASKESKQPVTEDTLFEVGSVTKTFTSTLGGYALASGKLKLSDSASQHWPELGGSAFDHISLLQLATYTPGGLPLQFPEAADSPATMLDYYKHWQPTDAPGTRRLYSNPSIGLFGYLAAKSLGQPFNFAMEQTLLPALGLKDTHLNVPTGKLSRYAQGYDKQEKPVRVGAGALDSEAYGIKTSTQDLARYVMLNMHPETLSQPLQQAIATTHTGYYTVDGMTQGLGWERYPYPISLQALLDGNSTPMAMEPHTVSWLKPAQAQPANVLYNKTGSTTGFGAYVAYVPSRDIGVVILANKNYPNAERVKLAHAILSAMDK; this is encoded by the coding sequence ATGCAGGAAGAATCCTATCCAAACCTAAGAAACGTCCTGATTGGCGCCTTATTACTGGTTTCGGGCCCGTGCCTGGCCGCCGCCGACCTGCACAAGATCGTCGACGGCCGCGTCGGACCTCTGATGCAGCAACAGGGCATCGCGGGGCTGTCGGTGGCCGTGGTCAAGAACGGACAGGCGCAATACTTTAACTACGGCATCGCGTCCAAAGAGAGCAAACAGCCCGTCACTGAAGACACCCTGTTCGAAGTCGGCTCAGTGACCAAGACCTTCACCTCGACGCTCGGCGGCTATGCCTTGGCCAGCGGCAAGCTGAAGCTGTCGGACAGTGCCAGCCAGCACTGGCCCGAACTGGGCGGTAGCGCATTCGATCACATCAGCCTGTTGCAACTGGCGACCTACACCCCGGGCGGTCTGCCGCTGCAATTTCCCGAAGCGGCCGACAGCCCCGCGACCATGCTCGATTACTACAAGCACTGGCAACCCACCGATGCCCCCGGCACGCGACGCCTCTACTCCAACCCGAGCATCGGCCTGTTCGGCTACCTCGCGGCCAAAAGCCTGGGCCAGCCGTTCAACTTCGCCATGGAGCAAACCCTGCTACCGGCGCTGGGCTTGAAGGACACCCACCTCAACGTACCCACAGGCAAGCTCAGCCGCTATGCACAGGGCTACGACAAGCAGGAAAAACCCGTGCGCGTGGGCGCAGGCGCACTCGACAGCGAAGCCTATGGCATCAAGACCAGCACCCAGGACCTGGCGCGCTACGTGATGCTGAACATGCACCCCGAAACCCTGAGCCAACCGCTGCAGCAGGCGATCGCCACCACCCACACCGGCTACTACACCGTTGACGGCATGACCCAGGGCCTGGGCTGGGAACGCTACCCCTACCCCATCTCCCTGCAAGCGTTGCTCGACGGCAACTCAACGCCGATGGCGATGGAGCCGCACACGGTCAGCTGGCTGAAACCGGCCCAGGCGCAGCCGGCCAATGTGCTTTATAACAAGACCGGTTCCACCACGGGTTTCGGCGCCTACGTGGCGTATGTACCGAGCAGGGACATCGGCGTGGTGATCCTGGCCAACAAGAACTACCCGAACGCCGAACGGGTGAAGCTCGCCCACGCGATCCTCAGTGCCATGGATAAATAA
- a CDS encoding response regulator, translated as MENLGLGKVLIVEDDEKLAGLIAHFLSQHGFEVRVVHRGDLALAAFLEFKPKMVVLDLMLPGQSGLHVCREIRTVSDTPIVILTAKEDDLDHILGLESGADDYVIKPIKPPVLLARLRALQRRQVPEPTVRDYLEFGRLSIDRSCRVVRLGDEKIDLTTMEFELLWLLASSSGTILSRDDILNRMRGIAFDGLNRSVDVYISKLRGKLNDNPREPVCIKTIWGKGYLFNPFAWEV; from the coding sequence ATGGAAAACCTGGGTCTGGGCAAGGTGCTGATCGTCGAGGACGATGAAAAGCTGGCAGGGCTGATCGCGCATTTCCTGTCGCAGCATGGTTTCGAGGTGCGGGTGGTGCACCGGGGCGATCTTGCCCTGGCGGCCTTTCTGGAATTCAAGCCGAAAATGGTCGTGCTCGACTTGATGCTGCCGGGCCAGAGCGGCTTGCATGTGTGTCGCGAGATTCGCACGGTGTCCGACACACCCATCGTGATCCTCACCGCCAAGGAAGATGACCTGGACCATATCCTGGGCCTTGAGTCCGGTGCCGATGATTATGTGATCAAGCCCATCAAGCCGCCGGTGTTGCTGGCGCGCCTGCGTGCGCTGCAGCGGCGGCAGGTACCTGAGCCGACGGTGCGCGATTACCTGGAGTTCGGCCGGTTGTCGATCGATCGCAGTTGCCGGGTGGTTCGCCTGGGCGATGAGAAGATCGACCTCACCACCATGGAGTTCGAGCTGCTGTGGCTGCTGGCGAGCAGCTCGGGCACCATTCTTTCGCGCGACGACATCCTCAACCGCATGCGCGGCATTGCTTTCGATGGCTTGAACCGCAGCGTCGATGTGTACATCAGCAAACTGCGCGGCAAGCTCAATGACAACCCGCGCGAACCGGTGTGCATCAAGACGATCTGGGGCAAGGGCTACCTGTTCAATCCGTTCGCGTGGGAGGTCTGA
- a CDS encoding LysR family transcriptional regulator: MLRSHLPLNALRAFEASARHLSFTRAAIELCVTQAAVSHQVKSLEAQLNVTLFKRLPRGLMLTREGETLLPVLRESFDRIAHTLGQFEAGHYREVLAVGVVGTFAVGWLLPRLADFQNRYPFIDLRLSTHNNRVDVAAEGLDYAIRFGAGAWHGTEACQLLEAPLSVLCVPHLAAQLHTPADLLKHTLLRSYRADEWSLWFQAAGLPADTLVPRSIVFDSSLAMMEAALQGIGVALAPAMMFSRQLESDVIRQPFEVGITTGSYWLTRLQSRAETPAMLAFKAWLQAS, translated from the coding sequence ATGTTGCGCTCCCATCTGCCTCTCAATGCCCTGCGCGCCTTCGAGGCCTCCGCCCGGCACCTGAGCTTCACCCGGGCTGCCATTGAGTTATGTGTGACCCAGGCGGCGGTCAGTCATCAGGTCAAAAGCCTGGAGGCGCAACTCAATGTCACACTTTTCAAACGTCTGCCACGCGGGTTGATGCTCACCCGTGAAGGCGAAACCCTGTTGCCGGTGCTGCGCGAATCGTTCGACCGCATAGCGCATACCCTGGGCCAGTTCGAGGCCGGGCACTACCGCGAAGTGCTGGCGGTCGGCGTTGTCGGTACCTTTGCCGTGGGCTGGCTGCTGCCGCGCCTGGCGGACTTCCAGAACCGCTACCCGTTTATCGACCTGCGCCTGTCCACTCATAACAACCGCGTCGATGTCGCCGCCGAAGGCCTGGATTACGCAATCCGCTTTGGTGCCGGCGCCTGGCATGGCACCGAGGCCTGCCAATTGCTGGAAGCACCGCTCAGCGTGCTCTGCGTGCCGCACCTTGCCGCGCAGTTGCACACGCCGGCCGATCTGTTGAAACACACGTTGCTGCGCTCTTACCGCGCCGATGAATGGAGCCTGTGGTTCCAGGCCGCTGGGCTGCCGGCAGACACCCTGGTGCCGCGCAGCATTGTGTTCGATTCGTCGTTGGCGATGATGGAAGCGGCGCTGCAAGGCATCGGCGTGGCGCTGGCGCCGGCGATGATGTTTTCGCGGCAACTGGAGAGTGATGTGATCCGCCAGCCGTTCGAGGTGGGGATTACCACCGGCAGCTACTGGCTGACGCGCTTGCAGTCACGGGCCGAGACGCCGGCGATGCTGGCGTTCAAGGCGTGGTTGCAAGCCAGTTGA
- a CDS encoding DMT family transporter, producing the protein MERSSPLGTLDSSTQGWINGFIGVLIFSGSLPATRVAVMEFDPVFLTMLRATLAAILGLCLLRLFKEKRPTRPQWAPLVIVALGVVIGFPLLTALALQYVTSAHSIVFIGLLPLATAIFGVLRGGERPRAVFWLFSLAGSALVMGYAFAQGLSAAPAGDVLMLLAVLVCGLGYAEGAKLSRSLGGWQVICWALVVSLPIVAPLSLLLAPTSFSGISLPAWLSLGYVALFSMLIGFVFWYRGLAQGGIAAVGQLQLLQPFFGLALAAGLLHEQVSLGMLLVTVAVIGCVAGAKRFAR; encoded by the coding sequence ATGGAACGCTCCTCCCCGCTCGGCACCTTGGACAGCAGCACCCAGGGCTGGATCAACGGCTTTATCGGCGTGCTCATTTTCAGCGGTTCGTTGCCGGCCACGCGCGTGGCGGTGATGGAGTTCGACCCGGTATTTCTCACCATGCTTCGCGCCACGCTGGCGGCCATCCTGGGCCTGTGCCTGTTGCGATTGTTCAAGGAAAAACGCCCCACCCGCCCGCAATGGGCGCCTTTGGTCATCGTTGCACTCGGCGTGGTGATCGGCTTTCCGTTGCTGACTGCGCTGGCGCTGCAATACGTGACCTCCGCGCACTCCATTGTGTTTATCGGCCTGCTGCCGCTGGCGACGGCAATCTTCGGTGTGCTGCGCGGCGGCGAGCGCCCGCGTGCGGTGTTCTGGTTGTTCTCGCTGGCGGGCAGTGCCCTGGTGATGGGTTACGCCTTCGCCCAGGGCCTGAGCGCCGCGCCCGCCGGCGACGTGCTGATGCTGTTGGCAGTGCTGGTGTGCGGCCTGGGCTATGCCGAAGGCGCCAAGCTGTCACGCAGCCTGGGCGGCTGGCAGGTGATTTGCTGGGCCTTGGTGGTGTCGCTGCCGATCGTCGCGCCGTTGAGCCTGCTGCTGGCGCCCACGTCGTTCAGTGGCATCAGCCTGCCGGCCTGGCTGAGCCTGGGCTATGTCGCGCTGTTCAGCATGTTGATCGGCTTTGTGTTCTGGTATCGCGGCCTGGCCCAGGGTGGCATCGCCGCGGTCGGCCAGTTGCAGTTGCTGCAACCGTTCTTCGGGCTGGCACTGGCAGCGGGCCTGCTGCATGAGCAGGTCAGCCTCGGCATGCTGCTGGTCACGGTGGCGGTGATCGGCTGCGTGGCCGGTGCGAAGCGGTTCGCGCGCTAG
- a CDS encoding ATP-binding protein, translating to MLRLYLRLYLILALGLAGAIWLVNYGLDAYMPESNETYNREALRGPAWALVEQLRPVQGEARQARLDELQPHYGLRLQLVQRDSQHLSEREQALLASGQVVVREDFMKFLAPIDDGPQLLQIQLPEEPKWLYLWAYGFLGVSLAIVLYFWVRPHWRDLEHIRLAAQRFGDNDLGSRILLPRRSTVRALAGHFNQMAERIESLIANQRELTNAVSHELRTPIARLSFELDQLKQQADPRESRALIADMYADLGELEEMVSELLTYASLERGATQVTRESIEAHSWLDSVIGSVALEAEAAGVQLSLRTCEVDIIRIEPRFMARAVINLLRNAIRYAERRVEVSLIKFGSGYELRVNDDGPGIPLEGRGKIFEPFMRLDASRDRRTGGFGLGLALVQRVSQWHGGQVQVLDSEWGGASFRMTWAYAE from the coding sequence ATGCTGCGACTGTATCTGCGCTTGTATCTGATCCTCGCGCTTGGCCTGGCCGGTGCGATCTGGCTGGTCAACTATGGCCTGGACGCGTATATGCCCGAGTCCAACGAAACCTATAACCGCGAGGCCCTGCGTGGCCCGGCGTGGGCGTTGGTGGAGCAATTGCGGCCGGTGCAGGGAGAGGCGCGCCAGGCGCGCCTGGATGAGCTGCAACCGCATTACGGGCTGCGCTTGCAGTTGGTGCAGCGCGACAGCCAGCACTTGAGCGAGCGCGAACAGGCACTCCTGGCAAGCGGCCAAGTGGTGGTGCGCGAGGACTTCATGAAGTTCCTCGCGCCCATCGACGATGGCCCGCAATTGCTCCAGATCCAATTGCCGGAAGAGCCGAAATGGCTGTACCTGTGGGCCTATGGCTTCCTCGGCGTGAGCCTGGCCATCGTGCTGTATTTTTGGGTGCGCCCACACTGGCGCGACCTGGAGCACATCCGCCTGGCGGCGCAGCGCTTTGGCGACAACGACCTCGGCTCGCGCATCCTGTTGCCGCGTCGCTCCACCGTGCGTGCGCTGGCCGGGCATTTCAACCAGATGGCCGAGCGCATCGAAAGCCTGATCGCCAACCAGCGCGAACTGACCAACGCGGTGTCCCACGAACTGCGCACGCCCATTGCGCGCTTGTCCTTCGAGCTTGACCAACTCAAGCAGCAGGCCGACCCGCGTGAAAGCCGCGCACTGATCGCTGATATGTACGCTGACCTTGGCGAGCTGGAGGAAATGGTCTCCGAACTGCTGACCTACGCCAGCCTGGAACGCGGCGCGACCCAGGTCACCCGTGAAAGTATCGAGGCCCACAGTTGGCTGGACAGTGTGATCGGCAGCGTGGCGCTGGAGGCCGAGGCTGCGGGGGTGCAGTTGTCGTTGCGCACCTGTGAGGTCGATATCATCCGCATCGAGCCGCGCTTCATGGCGCGCGCGGTGATCAACCTGCTGCGCAATGCCATTCGTTATGCCGAGCGTCGGGTTGAAGTGTCGTTGATCAAGTTTGGCAGCGGTTATGAACTGCGGGTTAACGATGATGGCCCTGGCATTCCATTGGAAGGCCGCGGCAAGATCTTCGAGCCCTTCATGCGTCTGGATGCCAGCCGCGACCGCCGTACCGGAGGCTTCGGCCTGGGCCTGGCGTTGGTCCAGCGCGTCAGCCAGTGGCATGGCGGGCAAGTGCAAGTGCTGGATTCGGAGTGGGGCGGGGCGTCGTTTCGGATGACCTGGGCGTACGCCGAGTAA